A portion of the Pseudoxanthomonas sp. JBR18 genome contains these proteins:
- a CDS encoding dihydrofolate reductase family protein: MKLVLGAFLSLDGVGQGPGGPHEDPRGDFVHGGWSVPYWDQAMMDVQTAWIECLDALLLGRVTYDIFAAHWPHVGDDDPIAARFNRVPRYVASHASLSQAWSGATRIEGDVIEAVRALKARPGRQLQVHGSLDLAQTLLRAGLVDELRLWWFPVLLGQGRRLFAAGTVPAGLELLDTLRFETGVVFQHYRVGGLRGYGSFMHDDPPPEELQRRLGLEGR, from the coding sequence ATGAAGCTGGTCCTGGGGGCCTTCCTGAGCCTGGATGGTGTCGGACAGGGGCCGGGCGGCCCGCATGAGGATCCGCGTGGGGACTTCGTGCATGGCGGCTGGTCGGTGCCGTATTGGGACCAGGCCATGATGGACGTGCAGACCGCCTGGATCGAATGCCTGGACGCGCTGCTGCTGGGCCGGGTCACCTACGACATCTTCGCCGCGCACTGGCCGCACGTGGGCGATGACGATCCGATCGCCGCGCGCTTCAACCGCGTGCCCCGATACGTGGCCAGCCATGCGTCGCTGTCGCAGGCCTGGTCGGGCGCCACGCGGATCGAGGGCGATGTGATCGAGGCCGTGCGTGCGCTGAAGGCCAGGCCCGGGCGCCAACTGCAGGTGCATGGCAGCCTGGACCTCGCGCAGACCCTGCTGCGCGCGGGACTGGTGGACGAACTGCGGCTGTGGTGGTTCCCGGTGCTGCTGGGACAGGGCCGCAGGCTGTTCGCCGCGGGCACGGTGCCGGCCGGCCTGGAATTGCTGGACACGCTGCGCTTCGAGACCGGCGTGGTGTTCCAGCACTATCGGGTCGGTGGACTGCGCGGCTATGGCTCCTTCATGCATGACGATCCGCCGCCAGAGGAACTGCAGCGGCGTCTGGGACTGGAGGGCCGGTGA
- a CDS encoding EAL domain-containing protein has product MQARTVLVFGLLLAIALAVVLGYWVTDDRHNRLGAAQRQSDTLVTGIERVLTAELRNIERAMQGICEDARELMERVPAQAPNLIGQSIDGVVSRHQEIQSIVLVDDRGVALTEGQGEPDFAHWIGGAPHGKEGRLRFGSLRLVDGKRWVLPLALPLAPVGSGSHHWIVARLYLDELQAMVEGLDTGRDGIVSVVGPGNILMARTRRAGRSLVGTPVVGPTPQELRGDGIVERTSQIDGVRRIVAVRALEHYPLQVWSGLSVREVLAPWHRFLVIAIVLYLLYWTMLLVLVRVVRRADRDQRRVLEQLQRNSEHLRLAQNTGKVGAWAMEEGSHHLVWGGDIARLFGLGETQEVSLRIFHRHVHASDRAMLARRFTAAWRSRSAFSSEFRLMDASGGERWVVGRGGVVEDQAGRLRMTGTLVDISERMEAMSRVTDAERQFRLIFDRNPLPFWVHDARTLRFLEVNRAATLQYGFSREEFLTMQLGDVCPAGLAGASGMVQGAAAGFEDAQVSQHRRKDGSTLQARVYGSEIRFGGHDARLVLSEDVSERLEYERELAYRARHDQTTGLANVQTLTDELDQGQHPGYQVVYLQLRGLQPIRDSLGRETADNVLRTLAARLQQWADDYGLAAHQPDEDFVLAILNPAMSAAALQAAIEAVREPFSDSDGSMQRLDARFGLAEDDGSGLRAERIMDNAALAAHALESNAFEISRYDGAIARRYEERLRMAARLRTAIEQNEFELHFQPIVRTCDGSVAALEALVRWPQRDGSQIPPGDFIPLCEDTGLIVPLGNWILRRAAQAQAWLMRQGCDDLSVAVNVSAVQMLQADLPAELEAACAQAGITPDRLHVELTESVVMSRPEQGMTAMQRLRDAGVCISLDDFGTGFSSMSYLRHLPLSSIKLDRAFVQDVDRDARNASICSALLTLGHSLGLVMVAEGVERPEELEWLRRHGCDQVQGFLLGRPQPLEQILRRVQGVLAP; this is encoded by the coding sequence ATGCAGGCCAGGACGGTGCTGGTGTTCGGCTTGTTGCTGGCCATCGCCCTGGCCGTGGTCCTGGGCTACTGGGTCACCGACGACCGTCACAATCGCCTGGGCGCGGCACAACGCCAGAGCGATACCCTGGTCACCGGCATCGAGCGTGTCTTGACCGCCGAACTGCGCAACATCGAGCGCGCCATGCAGGGGATCTGCGAGGATGCGCGCGAGCTGATGGAGCGCGTCCCGGCCCAGGCGCCGAACCTGATCGGTCAGTCCATCGACGGGGTGGTATCCCGCCACCAGGAAATCCAGAGCATTGTCCTGGTGGACGATCGTGGCGTGGCACTGACCGAAGGCCAGGGGGAGCCCGACTTCGCGCACTGGATCGGCGGCGCACCGCACGGGAAGGAAGGCAGGCTGCGCTTCGGGTCGTTGCGCCTGGTCGATGGCAAGCGTTGGGTCCTGCCCCTGGCCCTGCCGCTGGCCCCGGTCGGCAGCGGGAGCCATCACTGGATCGTCGCTCGACTGTACCTGGATGAGCTGCAGGCCATGGTCGAGGGGCTGGATACCGGCCGCGATGGCATCGTCAGCGTGGTCGGCCCCGGCAACATCCTGATGGCGCGGACCCGTCGCGCCGGGCGCTCGCTGGTGGGCACGCCGGTGGTCGGTCCCACGCCGCAGGAGCTGAGAGGGGACGGCATCGTCGAGCGCACCAGCCAGATCGATGGCGTTCGCCGCATTGTCGCGGTGCGTGCGCTCGAACATTACCCTCTACAGGTCTGGTCCGGGCTGTCGGTACGCGAGGTGCTCGCGCCGTGGCATCGCTTTCTGGTCATCGCGATCGTGCTGTACCTGCTCTATTGGACGATGCTGCTGGTCCTGGTGCGGGTGGTGCGGCGCGCCGACCGCGACCAGCGCCGCGTGCTGGAGCAACTCCAGCGCAACAGCGAGCACCTGCGCCTGGCGCAGAACACCGGCAAGGTCGGCGCGTGGGCGATGGAGGAGGGCAGCCACCATCTGGTCTGGGGTGGCGACATCGCGCGGCTGTTCGGCCTTGGCGAGACGCAGGAGGTGTCGCTGCGGATTTTCCATCGCCACGTCCATGCGAGCGACCGGGCGATGCTGGCGCGCCGGTTCACCGCGGCCTGGCGCAGCCGCAGCGCATTTTCCAGCGAGTTCCGGCTCATGGACGCCAGTGGCGGCGAGCGCTGGGTGGTCGGGCGCGGCGGCGTGGTCGAGGACCAGGCCGGACGCCTGCGCATGACCGGCACCCTGGTGGACATCAGTGAGCGCATGGAGGCGATGTCCCGGGTCACCGATGCCGAGCGCCAGTTCCGCCTGATCTTCGACCGCAACCCGCTGCCATTCTGGGTGCATGACGCGCGCACCCTGCGGTTCCTGGAGGTCAACCGCGCCGCGACCCTGCAATACGGGTTCAGCCGCGAGGAATTTCTCACCATGCAGCTGGGCGATGTGTGTCCGGCTGGCCTGGCGGGCGCCAGCGGGATGGTGCAGGGCGCGGCGGCCGGCTTCGAGGACGCGCAGGTGTCCCAGCATCGTCGCAAGGATGGCTCCACCCTGCAGGCGCGCGTGTATGGCAGCGAGATCCGCTTCGGTGGCCATGACGCGCGTCTGGTCCTGTCCGAGGACGTGTCCGAGCGGCTCGAGTACGAACGGGAACTGGCCTACCGGGCGCGGCATGACCAGACCACCGGCCTGGCCAATGTCCAGACCCTGACCGACGAGCTGGACCAGGGCCAGCATCCCGGCTACCAGGTCGTCTACCTGCAGCTGCGCGGCCTACAGCCGATCCGTGATTCGCTGGGCCGCGAGACCGCCGACAACGTATTGCGCACGCTGGCCGCGCGCCTGCAGCAATGGGCCGACGACTACGGGCTGGCCGCGCACCAGCCGGACGAGGATTTCGTGCTGGCCATTCTCAATCCGGCGATGTCCGCCGCTGCGTTGCAGGCAGCCATCGAGGCCGTGCGCGAGCCGTTCAGCGACAGCGATGGGTCGATGCAGCGCCTGGACGCGCGTTTCGGCCTGGCCGAGGACGACGGCAGCGGCCTGCGCGCCGAGCGGATCATGGACAACGCCGCCCTGGCGGCGCATGCGTTGGAATCCAACGCCTTCGAGATCTCCCGCTACGACGGGGCCATCGCGCGACGCTACGAAGAGCGCCTGCGCATGGCCGCGCGGCTGCGCACGGCGATCGAGCAGAACGAGTTCGAACTGCATTTCCAGCCGATCGTGCGGACCTGCGATGGCAGCGTCGCGGCGCTGGAAGCCCTGGTGCGCTGGCCGCAGCGCGACGGCTCGCAGATTCCGCCGGGGGATTTCATTCCGCTGTGCGAGGACACGGGCCTGATCGTGCCGTTGGGCAACTGGATCCTGCGCCGGGCCGCCCAGGCCCAGGCCTGGCTGATGCGCCAGGGCTGCGACGATCTATCGGTGGCGGTGAACGTGTCCGCGGTACAGATGCTGCAGGCCGACCTGCCGGCCGAACTGGAGGCCGCGTGCGCGCAGGCCGGCATCACGCCAGATCGCCTGCACGTGGAGCTGACCGAATCGGTGGTGATGAGCCGCCCCGAGCAGGGCATGACGGCCATGCAGCGGCTGCGCGATGCAGGCGTGTGCATCTCGCTGGACGATTTCGGCACGGGCTTTTCCTCGATGTCCTATCTGCGCCACCTGCCGCTGAGCTCGATCAAGCTGGATCGGGCCTTCGTGCAGGACGTGGACCGCGACGCGCGCAATGCCAGCATCTGCAGCGCGCTGCTGACGCTGGGCCACAGCCTGGGCCTGGTGATGGTGGCCGAGGGCGTCGAGCGCCCCGAGGAGCTGGAGTGGCTGCGTCGCCACGGTTGCGATCAGGTGCAGGGCTTCCTGCTCGGTCGGCCGCAGCCCCTGGAACAGATCCTGCGGCGCGTGCAAGGCGTTCTGGCGCCCTAG
- a CDS encoding putative DNA modification/repair radical SAM protein: MQVKDKLAILADAAKYDASCASSGADKRHSLGSGGIGSTEGMGICHSYTPDGRCVSLLKILLTNFCVFDCAYCVNRVTSNVRRARFTPAEVVQLTLDFYKRNYIEGLFLSSGIIRDSDYTMEQLVEVARSLRQDHKFAGYIHLKTIPDAAPELLAAAGRYADRLSINVELPTEAGLARLAPEKKPGGIRAAMGELRWRIEENVEQRREQSKLRAKPPRFAPAGQSTQMIVGADGADDRSILHTSTNLYGNYRLRRVYYSAFSPIPDASSKLPLQPPPLQREHRLYQADWLLRFYDFSVEEIAPTQASGMLDLDIDPKLAWALRHPERFPVDVNHAPRELLLRVPGLGTRNVERIIASRRFRRLRVEDLTRLRLPMKKLLPFVQVLDHHPRAALDDPLKLRAALAPKPRQMGLF, translated from the coding sequence ATGCAGGTCAAAGACAAGCTCGCCATCCTCGCCGACGCGGCCAAATACGATGCCTCCTGCGCGTCTTCCGGCGCGGACAAGCGGCACTCGCTCGGCAGCGGTGGCATCGGCAGCACCGAGGGCATGGGCATCTGTCACTCGTACACGCCCGATGGGCGCTGCGTGTCGCTGCTGAAGATCCTGCTGACCAACTTCTGCGTGTTCGACTGCGCGTACTGCGTCAACCGGGTGACCAGCAACGTGCGACGCGCGCGGTTCACCCCGGCCGAAGTGGTCCAGCTGACCCTGGACTTCTACAAGCGCAATTACATCGAAGGCCTGTTCCTCTCCAGCGGCATCATCCGCGACAGCGACTACACGATGGAGCAGCTGGTGGAAGTGGCGCGCAGCCTGCGCCAGGACCACAAGTTTGCCGGCTACATCCACCTCAAGACCATTCCCGATGCCGCGCCCGAGCTGCTGGCCGCGGCCGGCCGCTACGCCGACCGCCTGAGCATCAATGTCGAATTGCCGACCGAGGCCGGCCTGGCCCGCCTGGCCCCGGAGAAGAAGCCTGGCGGCATCCGCGCGGCAATGGGCGAACTGCGCTGGCGGATCGAGGAGAACGTCGAGCAACGGCGCGAGCAGAGCAAGCTCCGCGCCAAGCCGCCGCGCTTCGCGCCGGCCGGGCAGAGCACGCAGATGATCGTCGGCGCCGATGGCGCCGATGACCGCAGCATCCTGCACACCAGCACCAACCTCTACGGCAACTACCGGCTGCGGCGCGTGTACTACTCAGCCTTCAGCCCGATTCCCGATGCCTCCAGCAAGCTGCCGCTGCAGCCGCCACCGCTGCAGCGCGAGCATCGCCTGTACCAGGCCGACTGGCTGCTGCGCTTCTATGATTTTTCCGTGGAGGAGATCGCGCCGACGCAGGCCAGTGGCATGCTGGATCTGGACATCGATCCCAAGCTGGCCTGGGCGCTGCGCCATCCCGAACGATTTCCCGTGGATGTCAATCACGCGCCACGCGAGCTGTTGTTGCGCGTGCCAGGGCTGGGGACGCGCAATGTCGAGCGGATCATCGCCTCGCGTCGGTTCCGGCGTTTGCGGGTTGAGGATCTGACGCGGCTGCGGCTGCCGATGAAGAAGCTGCTGCCGTTCGTGCAGGTGCTTGATCATCATCCGCGCGCTGCGTTGGATGACCCGTTGAAGCTGCGGGCGGCGTTGGCGCCCAAGCCGCGGCAGATGGGGTTGTTTTGA
- a CDS encoding DUF1428 domain-containing protein translates to MAYIDAYVLPLPLANLAAYRKMARMGGKIWMEHGALQYVECIAEDVKPGKTTSFPQAVKLKEGETVIFSYIVFKSRAHRDKVNKLAMDDPRMHAWGPHNMPFDGKRLFWGGFKPLVQR, encoded by the coding sequence ATGGCCTATATCGATGCTTACGTGTTGCCGCTGCCCCTGGCCAACCTGGCGGCCTACCGCAAGATGGCGCGGATGGGCGGCAAGATCTGGATGGAACACGGCGCGCTGCAGTACGTCGAATGCATCGCCGAAGACGTCAAACCGGGCAAGACCACCTCGTTCCCGCAGGCGGTCAAGCTCAAGGAAGGTGAGACCGTGATCTTCTCCTACATCGTCTTCAAGTCGCGCGCGCATCGCGACAAGGTCAACAAGCTGGCGATGGACGACCCACGGATGCATGCGTGGGGCCCGCACAACATGCCGTTCGACGGCAAGCGCCTGTTCTGGGGCGGGTTCAAGCCGTTGGTGCAGCGATGA
- a CDS encoding UdgX family uracil-DNA binding protein (This protein belongs to the uracil DNA glycosylase superfamily, members of which act in excision repair of DNA. However, it belongs more specifically to UdgX branch, whose founding member was found to bind uracil in DNA (where it does not belong), without cleaving it, appears to promote DNA repair by a pathway involving RecA, rather than base excision.) produces MFTARVDPPWDLEAWRVAARAAWGAQVPPEAIEWNGDAQGGLLAGQDVAALPRRRDGLRVSSDFLSVAAAVLCHRDPQRFALLYRLLWRMEMEGRDLLAHATDPDVRRAQVLAKAVGRDTHKMKAFVRFREVPGEDEAFVAWFEPEHQILDRIAPFFARRFAGMRWAILTPYRSVAWDGTGLAFGPGGTRADAPADDAREALWKTYYANIFNPARLNPTMMRSEMPQKYWKHLPEAQLLPDLIQQAGVRVREMAERAPEAPRRRIPDAAPQPTLRAEDSLEVVRDAAAACRRCELWQPATRTVFGEGPVDAKVVLIGEQPGDEEDLSGRPFVGPAGRLLDQILAELGIDRQALYLTNAVKHFRFEQRGKRRLHRNPSSSQVAACRPWLMEELSRIDPAVVVCLGATAAQAVMGGGLKLMASRGRWHRLESGACVLPTVHPAWVLRQRDPDALAQARRALVDDLRLLQMWMARQGEALDVAAGLSRS; encoded by the coding sequence ATGTTCACCGCGCGGGTCGATCCACCGTGGGATCTGGAGGCGTGGCGGGTTGCGGCGCGGGCGGCGTGGGGTGCGCAGGTGCCGCCGGAGGCGATCGAGTGGAATGGGGATGCGCAGGGAGGCTTGCTTGCCGGGCAGGATGTTGCCGCGCTGCCGAGGCGGCGCGATGGCCTGCGGGTGTCGTCGGATTTTTTGTCCGTGGCGGCGGCGGTGTTGTGCCATCGCGATCCGCAGCGCTTCGCGCTGCTCTATCGGTTGCTGTGGCGGATGGAAATGGAAGGGCGCGACCTGCTGGCCCATGCGACCGATCCGGATGTCCGCCGTGCGCAGGTGCTGGCCAAGGCGGTCGGGCGCGACACCCACAAGATGAAGGCGTTCGTGCGCTTTCGCGAGGTGCCGGGGGAGGATGAGGCCTTCGTGGCCTGGTTCGAGCCCGAGCACCAGATCCTCGACCGGATCGCGCCGTTCTTTGCCAGGCGCTTTGCCGGGATGCGGTGGGCGATCCTCACTCCGTACCGCAGCGTGGCCTGGGACGGCACGGGGCTGGCCTTCGGACCCGGGGGGACCCGCGCCGATGCGCCGGCCGACGATGCGCGCGAGGCGTTGTGGAAGACCTACTACGCCAACATCTTCAATCCGGCGCGGCTCAACCCGACGATGATGCGCTCGGAGATGCCGCAAAAGTACTGGAAGCACCTGCCTGAGGCCCAATTGCTGCCGGACCTGATTCAGCAGGCCGGCGTGCGCGTGCGCGAGATGGCCGAGCGTGCGCCCGAAGCGCCACGGCGCCGCATCCCAGACGCAGCGCCCCAGCCGACGCTGCGCGCGGAGGACTCACTGGAGGTGGTACGCGACGCGGCCGCCGCCTGTCGTCGATGCGAACTGTGGCAGCCCGCCACACGCACGGTGTTTGGCGAGGGGCCCGTCGACGCGAAAGTGGTGTTGATCGGCGAACAGCCCGGTGACGAGGAGGATCTCAGCGGCCGTCCTTTCGTCGGCCCCGCCGGCCGCCTGTTGGACCAGATCCTGGCCGAGTTGGGGATCGACCGCCAGGCGCTCTACCTGACCAATGCGGTCAAGCATTTTCGCTTCGAACAGCGTGGCAAGCGGCGCCTGCATCGCAACCCGTCCAGCAGCCAAGTGGCGGCGTGCCGGCCATGGCTGATGGAAGAACTCTCGCGAATCGATCCGGCCGTCGTGGTGTGCCTGGGGGCGACGGCGGCACAGGCCGTGATGGGCGGCGGATTGAAGTTGATGGCCTCGCGCGGGCGCTGGCATCGGCTGGAATCAGGCGCATGCGTGTTGCCCACCGTGCATCCGGCCTGGGTGCTGCGCCAGCGCGACCCGGACGCGCTGGCACAGGCGCGCAGGGCGTTGGTCGATGATCTGCGGCTCCTGCAAATGTGGATGGCGCGGCAGGGCGAAGCGCTGGACGTTGCTGCTGGCCTCAGTCGCTCGTGA
- a CDS encoding DUF1801 domain-containing protein, with product MARAARAASDGPGVEVWLATCRHPLHEVIQALRTILTSLSPQVGQAIKWNAPSFHTSEHFATLHLRDPAAIQVILHRGARPRKGGVQIDDPYGLLDWCGTERAIPRFARVEEAERKRAAFEAIVRQWMAQV from the coding sequence ATGGCCCGCGCGGCTCGCGCCGCATCGGACGGTCCCGGCGTGGAGGTCTGGCTGGCCACGTGCCGGCATCCGTTGCACGAGGTCATCCAGGCGCTGCGCACGATCCTGACCTCGCTGTCGCCCCAAGTGGGTCAGGCGATCAAGTGGAACGCGCCGAGCTTCCACACGTCCGAGCACTTCGCCACGCTGCATCTGCGCGACCCCGCGGCGATCCAGGTCATCCTGCATCGCGGCGCGCGCCCGCGGAAGGGCGGGGTGCAGATCGACGATCCATACGGCCTGTTGGACTGGTGCGGGACCGAACGCGCGATCCCGCGCTTCGCCAGGGTGGAGGAGGCCGAGCGCAAGCGTGCGGCCTTCGAGGCCATCGTGCGGCAATGGATGGCGCAGGTCTGA
- a CDS encoding YciI family protein — protein sequence MQFLILIHIDDALLDALPQGEFDKLMRGCFEHADQLQRDGVLLASQQLEAASTARAIRVRGGKTTVTDGPFAETKELLAGFNLIQAADIEQAEAIARTFPWAAVGCIEVRPVRDMGQVRDRVGAAPGALELAR from the coding sequence ATGCAGTTCCTGATCCTGATCCACATCGATGACGCCCTGCTCGACGCCCTGCCGCAGGGCGAGTTCGACAAACTGATGCGCGGCTGCTTCGAACATGCCGACCAGCTTCAGCGTGACGGTGTGCTGTTGGCCTCCCAGCAATTGGAAGCGGCCTCGACAGCGCGCGCGATCCGCGTGCGCGGTGGCAAGACCACCGTCACCGATGGCCCCTTCGCCGAGACCAAGGAGCTGCTGGCCGGCTTCAACCTCATCCAGGCAGCCGACATCGAGCAGGCTGAAGCGATCGCACGGACCTTTCCCTGGGCGGCGGTGGGCTGCATCGAAGTCCGTCCCGTGCGCGACATGGGCCAGGTCCGCGACCGCGTGGGCGCCGCGCCAGGTGCACTGGAACTGGCGCGCTGA
- a CDS encoding RNA polymerase sigma factor, which translates to MSSDVHRTIETLWRMEAPRVLAVLTRMLRDIDLAEELAQDALVAALEYWPRDGLPDNPAAWLTATAKRRAIDRLRQRQLHQRKHTEIAYELEGQAVPGPDSDGHLDDAVGDDLLRLMFIACHPVLPRESRVALTLRLLGGLTTAEIARAFLQPEATVAQRIVRAKRTLAQQQVSYDPPRRGDLPERLDAVLEVIYLVFNEGYSASAGEDWMRPALCTEALRLGRVLAGLMPQAPEVFGLLALMELQASRTAARTAADGTPVLLEAQQRARWDRLQIGRGLQALERAVQLGGAQGPYTLQAGIAACHARALRSEDTDWTRIAALYAVLAQVSPSPVVQLNRAVALGRAAGAQVGLALVDTLAGEASLRDYAALPAVRGDLLERLGRLDEARACFEQAAALTRNARESAQMQARALACQAGGTA; encoded by the coding sequence ATGAGCAGCGACGTGCATCGCACCATCGAGACCCTCTGGCGCATGGAGGCCCCCCGGGTACTGGCCGTGCTGACCCGGATGCTGCGCGACATCGACCTGGCCGAGGAACTGGCCCAGGACGCGCTGGTCGCCGCCCTGGAGTACTGGCCGCGCGATGGCCTGCCCGACAATCCGGCTGCCTGGCTCACCGCCACCGCCAAGCGCCGCGCCATCGACCGCCTGCGCCAGCGCCAGCTGCACCAGCGCAAGCACACGGAGATCGCCTACGAACTGGAAGGGCAGGCGGTGCCCGGCCCTGACAGCGACGGCCACCTGGACGACGCGGTGGGCGACGACCTGCTGCGGCTGATGTTCATCGCCTGCCACCCGGTTTTGCCGCGCGAGTCGCGGGTCGCTTTGACCCTGCGCCTGCTCGGTGGCCTGACCACCGCGGAGATCGCCCGGGCCTTCCTGCAGCCCGAGGCCACGGTGGCCCAGCGGATCGTGCGTGCCAAGCGCACCCTGGCCCAGCAGCAGGTCAGCTACGACCCGCCGCGGCGCGGTGACCTGCCCGAGCGGCTGGACGCGGTGCTGGAGGTGATCTACCTGGTCTTCAACGAAGGGTATTCGGCCAGCGCCGGCGAGGACTGGATGCGGCCGGCGCTGTGCACGGAGGCGCTGCGCCTGGGCCGCGTGCTGGCCGGGCTGATGCCGCAGGCGCCGGAGGTCTTCGGCCTGCTGGCGCTGATGGAACTGCAGGCTTCGCGCACCGCCGCGCGGACCGCGGCCGATGGCACGCCGGTCCTGCTCGAAGCGCAACAGCGCGCGCGCTGGGACCGGCTGCAGATCGGCCGGGGCCTGCAGGCGCTGGAGCGCGCCGTGCAGCTGGGCGGCGCGCAGGGCCCCTACACGCTGCAGGCCGGCATCGCCGCCTGCCATGCGCGTGCGCTGCGCAGCGAGGACACGGATTGGACGCGCATCGCGGCCCTGTATGCGGTGCTGGCCCAGGTCAGTCCATCGCCGGTGGTCCAGCTCAATCGGGCCGTCGCGCTGGGGCGGGCGGCCGGGGCGCAGGTTGGCCTGGCCCTGGTCGATACACTGGCCGGAGAGGCGTCCCTGCGTGACTACGCCGCGCTGCCTGCGGTTCGCGGCGATCTGCTGGAACGGCTCGGCCGGCTGGACGAGGCGCGTGCCTGTTTCGAGCAGGCTGCCGCGCTCACCCGCAACGCGCGCGAGTCCGCGCAGATGCAGGCCCGCGCCCTGGCGTGCCAGGCGGGCGGGACGGCCTGA
- a CDS encoding XVIPCD domain-containing protein, whose amino-acid sequence MSQTPAAPVDALHQQCVAGVQALEAGLGRPFDDASARLAAALAVLAHEQGLSQVDHVLLSHRNGQVAEGEYAFVVQGALGDPAQLRAHMRTSDALALPLDRALARLDALQQAHALAARQTPLPDDPTPRR is encoded by the coding sequence ATGTCCCAGACGCCCGCCGCGCCCGTCGATGCCCTTCACCAGCAATGCGTGGCCGGCGTGCAGGCACTCGAGGCCGGTCTGGGGCGTCCATTCGACGACGCCAGCGCGCGGCTGGCCGCGGCGCTGGCGGTACTGGCGCACGAGCAGGGGCTGAGCCAAGTCGATCATGTGCTGCTGTCCCATCGCAATGGGCAGGTCGCCGAGGGCGAGTACGCCTTCGTCGTCCAGGGCGCGCTGGGGGATCCTGCACAGCTGCGCGCCCACATGCGGACCAGCGATGCGCTCGCGTTGCCACTGGACCGTGCATTGGCGCGTCTGGACGCCCTGCAGCAGGCGCATGCGCTGGCGGCGCGCCAGACCCCGTTGCCCGACGATCCGACACCGCGGCGCTGA
- a CDS encoding VOC family protein: MHVIPYLFFNGNCREAMTFYARMLGGEVVAMSTYDQAPPEARMPGMPEGAVMHASLVAGDVRLMASDTCPPQDYAPPHGMTVALHADSVEEAERIYAALAEGAQIQMPMSATFWSKRFAMLTDRYGTPWMINVDAEPA; encoded by the coding sequence ATGCACGTGATCCCGTACTTGTTTTTCAACGGCAACTGCCGCGAGGCCATGACGTTCTACGCGCGTATGCTGGGCGGCGAAGTGGTGGCCATGTCCACCTACGATCAGGCGCCGCCCGAGGCCAGGATGCCGGGCATGCCGGAGGGGGCGGTCATGCATGCCTCGCTGGTGGCCGGCGATGTGCGCTTGATGGCCTCCGATACGTGTCCACCCCAGGACTACGCACCACCGCATGGAATGACCGTGGCCCTGCATGCGGACAGCGTGGAGGAAGCCGAGCGGATCTACGCGGCGCTGGCCGAAGGCGCGCAGATCCAGATGCCGATGAGTGCCACCTTCTGGTCCAAGCGCTTTGCCATGCTGACCGATCGCTATGGCACGCCCTGGATGATCAACGTCGATGCCGAACCGGCCTGA